A DNA window from Gigantopelta aegis isolate Gae_Host chromosome 4, Gae_host_genome, whole genome shotgun sequence contains the following coding sequences:
- the LOC121372035 gene encoding UDP-glucuronosyltransferase 2B20-like, translating to MNTPILLLLTACVVSNVKAANILLFPGLMAPSICNEMRGFGEELINRGHKVTFYLSSKFDRSFMSNSKIRFLEFRFSKRDKEVIDGVTKELSDGVFSNQSGSIWKLMSTFPTMLNTICDAVFADKDGLDMLKAEQFDLVVVETIFFTKCLCFLPRYLNVPYVGVASTVDGRDGGLPFQALASPHIMSTFSDSMSFLERLKNVAMHLVMYVFRPYVLPTTDPATYDPSLAGLDAEDLVRNAVLYLENSDHVVDYPKALMPNFVQVGGLTASPAGKLPKDLETFISEATDGVVVVSFGSILREAPKEMMNKLMTAFSQLKQRVLFKTDRDFVEGNIKSVKWIPQNDVLGHPKVKLFISHCGKNSFFEGVYHGVPIICTPLNGDAYSTASKVVNKQIGLSLDLKTASASDIVKTVNTVLTNTIYGDNMRRTSLLLRDRPETPTARAASAIEHVLKYGGEHLRAPSRNLPLMSYVYADLWLIIFSVIIGILYVLVKLARCICCRKRSAIAKTKSD from the coding sequence ATGAATACTCCAATACTGCTGTTGTTAACTGCATGTGTGGTATCTAATGTCAAGGCAGCCAACATCCTCTTGTTTCCTGGTTTGATGGCTCCCAGCATCTGCAATGAAATGAGAGGCTTTGGAGAAGAGTTAATAAACAGAGGCCATAAAGTTACATTCTACCTATCAAGTAAATTCGATCGCTCGTTTATGTCCAATTCGAAAATAAGATTCTTAGAATTTCGTTTTTCAAAACGTGATAAAGAGGTGATTGACGGTGTTACAAAAGAATTGTCAGATGGTGTATTTAGCAACCAATCGGGGAGTATCTGGAAATTAATGTCAACGTTTCCCACGATGTTGAACACCATTTGTGACGCTGTATTTGCAGACAAAGATGGGCTGGACATGTTGAAAGCGGAACAGTTTGATCTGGTTGTTGTTGAAACAATTTTCTTTACCAAGTGTTTGTGTTTCCTGCCTCGTTATTTGAACGTGCCCTACGTTGGTGTTGCTTCCACCGTAGACGGGAGAGATGGCGGATTACCCTTTCAAGCACTTGCATCTCCACATATAATGTCTACATTTTCGGACTCGATGTCCTTTTTGGAACGGTTGAAAAACGTAGCAATGCATTTGGTGATGTATGTGTTTAGGccatatgttcttccaactacTGATCCTGCGACATACGATCCATCTCTTGCTGGACTTGATGCAGAAGATTTGGTACGGAATGCTGTTCTGTATCTTGAGAATTCAGACCATGTTGTAGACTATCCTAAAGCTCTTATGCCAAATTTTGTGCAAGTTGGGGGTCTAACAGCAAGTCCAGCAGGGAAACTTCCTAAAGATTTGGAAACGTTCATCTCTGAAGCCACCGATGGGGTCGTTGTGGTTTCGTTTGGAAGCATTCTTCGTGAAGCCCCAAAAGAAATGATGAACAAGTTAATGACGGCATTTTCGCAACTGAAACAGCGAGTGTTATTCAAAACCGACAGAGACTTTGTTGAAGGCAATATAAAATCGGTGAAATGGATTCCGCAAAATGACGTCCTGGGACACCCGAAGGTCAAACTGTTCATTTCACACTGCGGTAAAAATAGTTTCtttgaaggggtctaccatgGCGTGCCCATCATATGCACTCCACTAAATGGCGATGCCTATTCCACAGCCAGTAAAGTTGTAAATAAACAGATTGGCTTATCACTGGATCTTAAGACGGCTTCAGCAAGTGACATTGTAAAGACTGTCAACACTGTACTCACAAATACGATTTACGGTGATAATATGAGAAGAACTTCGCTGCTGCTAAGAGACAGACCGGAAACGCCCACTGCACGTGCTGCATCTGCCATTGAGCACGTGCTGAAATATGGTGGAGAACATTTGCGAGCTCCATCTCGTAACCTACCGTTAATGTCTTATGTGTATGCCGACTTGTGGTTGATTATATTCAGTGTCATCATTGGTATTCTGTATGTCTTAGTAAAGCTCGCTAGGTGCATATGCTGTAGAAAACGCAGTGCGATTGCCAAAACAAAGTCAGACTAG